The nucleotide window GGGAGATGGCCCAGGGAAGCATTTGACAGGGCAAGCGAAAGCATAGGGCTGGCCGCTCGACGTGCGCTAATCCCTGGCCTGGTTACGAGACGCGCAGATCGGGCAGTGGCCCCGTCGAGATGTCCCCGAACTTCTCGATCGGCAGTCCAGCGAAGTTGGCAACCGAGATCAGAACGTCGCTCAGCGCGTGCTTTTTGTCCGGATATTGCAGGTAGCGGCCGCCGCGAAAGTACCCCTTTCCCCCGATCAAGATGGCGGGGTGCGTTTGGGTGCCCTCGTGATGAATCCCGCCGGCCGCGTTGACCCAAACGAAGACGGTGTTGTCCGCCATCGTTCCGCCGCCCTCGGCCGTCGCCTTGAACTTGCCCACCAGACTGGCAAGCCAGGCTGCGTGCTGGGTGTAAGCCTTGGTGAGCTCGGGCATCATCGAAAAGTGGTGCATCTGGTGATGGATGGACCCCTTGATTCCCAGGAACCCATATCCCGAACCGGCCCCGTTGTACCCTTCGATGGAGATGAGCGAGACGTGGGTGAGGGAGCACAGGTGCGCCGCGAAAGCAAGATCGAGCAGCGGCGGAACAGCCTCGCTCGGGAACTCATCGTTTTGCTGGCGGTAGGCGCTCTCGGGCTTTGCCGGGGCCTTGACGGTGTCACACTTCAGCGAGCTGCCGGCCGCCAGGCGGCGCTCTATCTCCCGCAGCGACTCCAGGTACTGGTCCAGCTTCGCTCGCTCGGGGCCGGCGAGCCGACCTGAGGCACGCTGCACGTCCTGCACCAGGAAGTCGAGGGCGCTGCGCTTGGAACTGAGCAGCTGCTGGCCGAGATCGGGCTGCGCCGCCGTCCCGGTCCGACCGGCGAACAGCGTCTGGTATATCTTGTTCGGGCTCCACTCGGCCGGGAACGGTTGGTTCGGACCGTCGGCGCTGACACAGACCACCTGCTTGTTCTCGCCGCCGAGTGTGCCGAAAGCGGTCGAGGAGACGGGATCCGTCTTGCCCAAAGAGCGGGCCAGCACGCGGTCCATCGAGGCCCCGCCTGGCTTTCCCGCGACACCGGTGAGCGTCGCGTAGCCGCTGCCGTGGTTGTCCTCACGGTGCATGTGGAACTTGTCGAGGATGAGGACCTCGTCGCGGTACGGAGCAAGCGGCGCGAGGATCCCGCCCAGCTCGAAGCCACTCTTCGGGGCATAGAGTGCGGGGAGCAGGCCGCAGCTGTCGACGAAGAAGATCACCCTGCGGCGGGGCTGCGCCTGCGCCGTGCCCTCGCCGACGAGCTTGTTCAGCATCGGAACGAGGAAGCTCGCGCCGGCGCCGAGCCCCATCATGCGCACGAAGTCGCGTCTTGTGTGCCGTGTCATGGTTACTTCTCCTGGTTGGAAGCGTTGCTGCGGAAAAGGAAGTGCTCGCCCACCGCGACCTGAACAACCAGCTCGCGGATGTTGCCTCCCGAGGCGACGAACGCGGCGTTCAGGCGTTTGAGCTCGCAGGCATCGTCGCCGGCCGCCGGCTCCCCACGCGCGTAGCGGTACAAATGCTGGACGAAACACTGACCCACGCGCGGGGATCCGGCCAACAGGGAAGAGAGCTCCAGCGCGCTGCCGACCGGGACCCGGCCGCCGTCGGTGACGACCTCCCCTTGCGAGTCCACCGGCCGGGCGCCGTCGGCGGTCCGGTAGGCTCCGATGGCGTCGTAGTTCTCGAAGAGGAAACCCATCGGGTCGATCAGGTTGTGGCAGGCTCGGCAGGTCGGGCTTGCGGAGTGGGCGTTCATGCGCTCGCGGTGGGTCAAGCGCGGGTCGGGCGGCGGCGGAAATATGTCGACCCCAACCGGCGGCGGTGGCAACGGCTCGCAGAGGATGACGTCGCGCAAATAGAGTCCTCGGTGCACGATGTCCGTCTCGGTGTCCGTGGCCAGGACGGCCATCGGCCCCGCCAGGGTCAGGAAGCCGCGGCGCTGTGCGGGCGGCAGCGCCACCCGCTGGAACCCCGAGCCGCCCGACGGGATCCCGTAGAGCCCGGCGAGAGCGGGTGAGACGACGGAGTGATCGGCCGTGAGCAACGTGTGCAGCCGGGCGTCCCCCTCCCACAGCACATGGGAGAACAGCATGCGTCCCTCGCTGGCCATGTCTGCGGCCATCGCCTTCGAGAAGCGCGGGAATTGCGTGGAGTTCTTGGCCTGTTGGGGAACGAGGTCGAAGTTCGCGTATTCCTCAAAGAAGCGAATGATGCCGCGGGCGCCGTCGGGTGTCGCCAGCAGGCGACGCGCCTGCTTCTCGACCTCCGCCGGCGCCCCGAGGGCGCCCGACTCCGCAGCGGCACGCAGCTCGCTGTCCGGCGGTGCGCCCGAGATGAAGAACGACAGGGCCGACGCGCGTTCGGACGGCGTCAACGGGACGACCGCCTTGGTGTCACGAGGATCACCTTGCTCCCAGCGGAAGAGCGCCTGTGGAGACGTCAGGATCACGGTGAGGACCTGCCGCAAGGCCGAAGCGGCCCCGGCGCGGTCGTACTCGGCGGTCGCGTACTGCTCGTAGGCCGCTGTCTCCTCGGCGGTCAAGGCGCGCCGGAACAAACGCGGTGCCAAGCGCGCAACGGCGAGCTGCTTGAGACACCCCAGCTCCGGGGTGCCGCTTGGACACTCCAGCAGCTCCGATCGTCTCGCGTAGATCTCGTCGGCGATCTTGGCCGCTTGATCCAGCAGTTCCTCGACGGCGTTCACGGCGACGCCTGCCTGCCGGGCGTCGCTGCTCGATGTCCCCGGCAGGCGCAGCCGAAGCGTCGGGGCGGGCGTCCCTTTGAGACCACCGGGAACCAGCGCCGAGACCGTCTCGAAGGCCTCTTGCGGGGAGAGCCGCCAGATCCGCGCCGCCGGCACGCGGCAGCCCTGGCCCCAGTCGAGGGGCGACGACCCTAGCGGATCCGGCCTGTCGTCCCCGGGGGGCGGGGTGCCAGGGGTGCCAGGCGTTGGCTCAGAACCTTGACCCGGCGCATTGTCACTTTGCTGGTTGTCTTGGCCGCCTGTTCCAATGTTGCCCGTGCACGAGACGCTCCAGGGGAGCCCCAGGGTCACAAAGGCTATTGGAAACACGCCCATGCCCATAAACCGCGAATGGACTGAAAACTGGCACGTCATCTTCGTAGGGTAGCGCGAACCCAACTTTCCGGGTCAATCTCGAACGAAATCTTCCCGTATTTAGGCCTGGCTCCCGACCTGAGACGCTGACGTTTGCGTTCGCACAGTCGACACCCCTGCGCCTTATAGGTACGGTTCTAAGCGCAATGCTGTTCACTTAAGAAACCTCGTAACCATCTGAAAATATTGTGCAATTCGTCTTGACAAGGCCCGAGGCTGCGAGCGCCGGCCTTCATGAGCCTGCTTCGTGGACCTGGCGATCACTTTCGAGCGTTCTTCAAACTGACCAGTGGCTGTGCGGACAAGTTCGACCGGACACGGACATGGAGCGCCCGCAGCGTCTTGATGTGGCTGATGGTCCTGACGATGCCGGACCGAAAGATGAGCTATCGACGGAGCTTGCGGATCGTGGCGTACTACGGGCGCAAGGTGTTCGATTGGGCGAAGGTACCGACGTTGTCGTCCATCAGTGAAGCAAGAAAGAAGGTCTCGATCGAGACATGCCGTGGGTTGCTGCACCAGCTGGTCGAGCGGTGCGAGTCCATCATGCCGACTCCGAAAACCCCGTGGGGGAAACGTCGATTCATCGCGTTCGATGGAACGCGGGTTGTGTTGCCGCGCAGCGCGGATACAGCGAGGAAGATGGCGCGGCCGAAGCGGCCGAATGGGACGTCGGTGCACAATCCACAAGGGTTGGTGGTGATGGCTGCGGATGTGTTTCGCCGTCTTCCGTTGGATTGGTCCCTGACCGGAAAAGGCATCGGCGAGAGGACGTCCATGCAGAAGCTGGTTCACCGATTGCCGTTCAAGGCAGGCGACGTGGCCGTCATGGACAGAGGGTTTCCGAGTCGCCACCTGTTCTCAGCCTTGATTGAACATGGCGTTGACATCATTGCGAGAATGAGCGCATCGAAGGCGACGGCGTGGAAAGAGCTCAAGCCATTCTTGTCTTCAAACAAGAAGACCGCGAAAGTGACACTGACGCTTCCGGGGGCGAGAGGGAACATTGAGCTTCAGGTGCGCGTCGTCGAGCGCGACGCAAAGCCAGGCCGCCCGAGGAAAGGCACGAAGAACGAAAGGATGGTCATCGTGTCCACCTTGAGCGGAAAGGACGGATTCGATCGCAAAGACATCATCAAGCTCTACGCCTCTCGATGGGGAATCGAATCTCTCTTCAAGGAAATGAAGAGCTTCATGCAGACCGAGGACTTCCACAGCAAGAGCGTCCAAGGATGTGAACAGGAACTCATTTCCGCGATGATCTGGATAGCCCTGGCATCGTTCCTTCAAGCAGAAGCGGAGCGTACCCTTGATGGCCGACGCGTCGTTCGCGCAGACTGCCTACGAGCGGCCGGTGATCTGCTCTCTGCGATGCTTTCAGGAAAATCCATCCATGAACAGATGGACGATGACATCGCCGCCCTTCGAATGTTCGCGTACGCCCCACAACAAGACAGGCACTATCCGAGGGAGTGCAAACGTCCCTTCGGTCGCACCATCCAAAGGGGTGGTGCTTAAGTGAACAGCATTGGTGCTAGCCGGCGGTCTCGACGCTGACTGGACGCCAACCGCATGGGCGTGGCGCAGGCGATAGGGGTCGAGCGGTCTCGGTGCCGTGCGAGATGGTCCCCTCGCGCGCCGTCAAGGGCCTGGAGGGGGGAGCACCAGGTTGACCCGTTGCGATCCGGACTTCGTACACTCAGCATCGATGACAGCGGAAGAGGCGACCGGATCTCCCGGAGCAGGCGCGAATCTTTCGCCCTCGACTGACGTGCCGTCCACTCGTAACCCGCCGGGAA belongs to Myxococcales bacterium and includes:
- a CDS encoding DUF1552 domain-containing protein is translated as MTRHTRRDFVRMMGLGAGASFLVPMLNKLVGEGTAQAQPRRRVIFFVDSCGLLPALYAPKSGFELGGILAPLAPYRDEVLILDKFHMHREDNHGSGYATLTGVAGKPGGASMDRVLARSLGKTDPVSSTAFGTLGGENKQVVCVSADGPNQPFPAEWSPNKIYQTLFAGRTGTAAQPDLGQQLLSSKRSALDFLVQDVQRASGRLAGPERAKLDQYLESLREIERRLAAGSSLKCDTVKAPAKPESAYRQQNDEFPSEAVPPLLDLAFAAHLCSLTHVSLISIEGYNGAGSGYGFLGIKGSIHHQMHHFSMMPELTKAYTQHAAWLASLVGKFKATAEGGGTMADNTVFVWVNAAGGIHHEGTQTHPAILIGGKGYFRGGRYLQYPDKKHALSDVLISVANFAGLPIEKFGDISTGPLPDLRVS
- a CDS encoding DUF1592 domain-containing protein, which codes for MFPIAFVTLGLPWSVSCTGNIGTGGQDNQQSDNAPGQGSEPTPGTPGTPPPGDDRPDPLGSSPLDWGQGCRVPAARIWRLSPQEAFETVSALVPGGLKGTPAPTLRLRLPGTSSSDARQAGVAVNAVEELLDQAAKIADEIYARRSELLECPSGTPELGCLKQLAVARLAPRLFRRALTAEETAAYEQYATAEYDRAGAASALRQVLTVILTSPQALFRWEQGDPRDTKAVVPLTPSERASALSFFISGAPPDSELRAAAESGALGAPAEVEKQARRLLATPDGARGIIRFFEEYANFDLVPQQAKNSTQFPRFSKAMAADMASEGRMLFSHVLWEGDARLHTLLTADHSVVSPALAGLYGIPSGGSGFQRVALPPAQRRGFLTLAGPMAVLATDTETDIVHRGLYLRDVILCEPLPPPPVGVDIFPPPPDPRLTHRERMNAHSASPTCRACHNLIDPMGFLFENYDAIGAYRTADGARPVDSQGEVVTDGGRVPVGSALELSSLLAGSPRVGQCFVQHLYRYARGEPAAGDDACELKRLNAAFVASGGNIRELVVQVAVGEHFLFRSNASNQEK
- a CDS encoding IS4 family transposase, with the protein product MSLLRGPGDHFRAFFKLTSGCADKFDRTRTWSARSVLMWLMVLTMPDRKMSYRRSLRIVAYYGRKVFDWAKVPTLSSISEARKKVSIETCRGLLHQLVERCESIMPTPKTPWGKRRFIAFDGTRVVLPRSADTARKMARPKRPNGTSVHNPQGLVVMAADVFRRLPLDWSLTGKGIGERTSMQKLVHRLPFKAGDVAVMDRGFPSRHLFSALIEHGVDIIARMSASKATAWKELKPFLSSNKKTAKVTLTLPGARGNIELQVRVVERDAKPGRPRKGTKNERMVIVSTLSGKDGFDRKDIIKLYASRWGIESLFKEMKSFMQTEDFHSKSVQGCEQELISAMIWIALASFLQAEAERTLDGRRVVRADCLRAAGDLLSAMLSGKSIHEQMDDDIAALRMFAYAPQQDRHYPRECKRPFGRTIQRGGA